Proteins co-encoded in one Stutzerimonas stutzeri genomic window:
- the ftsH gene encoding ATP-dependent zinc metalloprotease FtsH: MKDRAQFHINYWLIAMLIFFGLQYVLSLQQEVAVIPYSEFEQYLKDGRIDELTITERHIEGSLKEPLASGQRRFVTNRIEPQLAEHLQQYPVRYTGKVESTLVRDLLSWIVPAALFFAIWLFLLRRIGGGLGGGMMQIGKSKARVYVETDMKVTFADVAGVDEAKDELKEIVEFLRDPKRYGRLGGRMPKGVLLVGPPGTGKTLLARAVAGEARVPFFSISGSEFVEMFVGVGAARVRDLFEQARAQAPAIIFIDELDALGRARGAGPLSGGHDEKEQTLNQLLVEMDGFDTSSGLVLLAATNRPEILDPALLRAGRFDRQVLVDRPDKVGRVQILEVHLKKARLGSDVDPQAIAALTPGFTGADLANLVNEATLLATRRDAESVAMEDFTAAIERIVAGLEKRNRLLNPHEREIVAYHEIGHALVAMALPGVDPVHKVSIIPRGMGALGYTIQRPIEERFLMTREELENKMAVLLGGRAAEWLVFGHLSTGAADDLAKVTDIARAMVTRYGMSRRLGHMALEREPNAFLGNEAMLGLKPQHDYAQSTATAIDEEVQELVQSAFQSSLALLEARRALLERSARQLLQQETLDGEALRALSAAMPDQPVTPAP, translated from the coding sequence GTGAAAGACCGGGCCCAGTTCCACATCAATTACTGGCTGATCGCCATGCTGATCTTTTTCGGCTTGCAGTATGTGCTGTCGCTCCAGCAGGAGGTCGCGGTTATCCCCTACAGCGAGTTCGAGCAGTACCTCAAAGACGGCCGCATCGATGAGCTGACCATTACCGAACGGCACATCGAGGGCTCGCTCAAGGAGCCCCTGGCGAGCGGTCAACGACGCTTCGTGACCAACCGCATCGAGCCGCAACTGGCCGAGCATCTGCAGCAGTATCCGGTGCGCTACACGGGCAAGGTGGAGAGCACGCTGGTGCGCGACCTGCTGTCGTGGATCGTCCCGGCGGCGCTGTTCTTCGCCATTTGGCTGTTTCTGTTGCGGCGCATCGGCGGTGGTCTGGGTGGCGGCATGATGCAGATCGGCAAGAGCAAGGCGCGTGTCTATGTCGAAACGGACATGAAGGTCACCTTTGCCGATGTGGCCGGTGTCGACGAGGCGAAGGACGAGCTCAAGGAGATCGTCGAATTCCTGCGCGATCCGAAGCGCTACGGGCGCCTCGGCGGGCGCATGCCCAAGGGCGTGCTGCTGGTCGGTCCGCCCGGCACCGGCAAGACATTGCTGGCCAGGGCCGTCGCTGGCGAGGCGCGGGTGCCGTTCTTCTCCATTTCCGGGTCCGAGTTCGTCGAGATGTTCGTCGGCGTGGGGGCTGCGCGGGTGCGCGATCTGTTCGAACAGGCACGCGCCCAGGCACCGGCGATCATTTTCATCGACGAGCTGGACGCCCTGGGACGTGCGCGCGGCGCCGGGCCGCTCTCCGGAGGGCATGACGAAAAGGAGCAGACGCTCAACCAGCTGCTGGTGGAAATGGACGGCTTCGATACCTCCAGCGGGCTGGTGCTGTTGGCCGCCACCAACCGTCCCGAAATCCTCGATCCGGCGCTGCTGCGCGCCGGCCGTTTCGACCGCCAGGTGCTGGTCGATCGGCCGGACAAGGTCGGGCGAGTACAGATCCTCGAAGTGCATCTGAAGAAAGCGCGGCTGGGAAGCGATGTCGACCCGCAGGCCATTGCCGCGCTGACCCCGGGCTTCACCGGTGCCGATCTGGCCAACCTGGTCAACGAGGCGACGCTGCTGGCGACCCGGCGTGATGCCGAGTCCGTGGCGATGGAAGACTTCACGGCGGCCATCGAACGCATCGTGGCCGGGCTTGAAAAGCGCAACCGGCTGCTCAATCCGCATGAGCGGGAAATCGTCGCCTACCACGAGATTGGGCACGCGCTGGTGGCCATGGCGCTGCCGGGTGTGGACCCGGTGCACAAGGTTTCGATCATTCCACGCGGCATGGGGGCGCTGGGTTACACCATTCAGCGCCCCATCGAGGAGCGCTTCCTGATGACGCGCGAAGAGCTGGAAAACAAGATGGCCGTGCTGCTCGGGGGACGTGCCGCGGAGTGGCTGGTGTTCGGCCACCTGTCCACTGGCGCGGCGGATGATCTGGCCAAGGTGACCGATATCGCTCGGGCGATGGTCACCCGCTACGGTATGTCCCGGCGGCTCGGCCACATGGCCCTGGAGCGCGAGCCCAACGCCTTCCTGGGCAACGAGGCGATGCTCGGCCTCAAGCCGCAGCATGACTACGCGCAAAGTACTGCCACGGCGATCGACGAAGAAGTGCAGGAGCTGGTGCAATCGGCCTTCCAGTCCAGCCTGGCGCTGCTCGAGGCGCGCCGGGCATTGCTGGAACGCAGTGCCCGGCAGCTGCTGCAGCAGGAGACCCTGGACGGTGAGGCGTTACGCGCGCTGAGCGCAGCCATGCCCGACCAGCCCGTAACGCCAGCGCCCTAG
- a CDS encoding FadR/GntR family transcriptional regulator, with amino-acid sequence MSNNYHSATVEWLGSWIASGKVQPGEALKVEAGLCEELGVSRTVIREAIKTLVAKGMLDVGPKVGTRVTPVRSWNLFDVQVVGWLAEHGLPESFVMDLIDLRRTIEPTAVRWACERATPKQITEIQAAYQLLAASLGDKTEYNRADKLFHEAVLAASHNQFIERMVPALGALLAVSFEVSSTVPDELGLTLPLHKEIADAIASRDGARGVWACMTLIERAALTISRHYPELVVSRGEQTAP; translated from the coding sequence ATGTCGAACAACTATCACAGCGCAACGGTGGAATGGCTGGGGTCCTGGATCGCCTCGGGCAAGGTCCAGCCGGGCGAGGCGCTGAAGGTCGAGGCCGGCCTCTGCGAAGAGCTGGGCGTGAGTCGCACCGTGATCCGCGAGGCGATCAAGACGCTGGTGGCCAAGGGCATGCTCGACGTCGGCCCGAAGGTGGGCACGCGGGTGACGCCGGTACGTTCCTGGAACCTGTTCGACGTTCAGGTCGTTGGTTGGCTGGCCGAGCATGGCCTGCCAGAGAGCTTCGTGATGGACCTGATCGACCTGCGCCGGACCATCGAGCCGACCGCCGTACGCTGGGCCTGCGAGCGCGCCACGCCCAAGCAGATCACCGAAATTCAGGCCGCCTACCAGTTGCTGGCCGCCTCCCTGGGCGACAAGACCGAATACAACCGTGCCGACAAGCTGTTCCACGAGGCGGTGCTCGCCGCCAGTCACAACCAGTTCATCGAACGCATGGTCCCGGCGCTGGGCGCCCTGCTGGCGGTGTCCTTCGAGGTGTCCTCCACGGTCCCCGACGAACTCGGATTGACCCTGCCGCTGCACAAGGAAATTGCCGACGCCATCGCCAGTCGCGATGGCGCGCGCGGGGTCTGGGCCTGCATGACGCTGATCGAGCGCGCGGCGCTGACCATTTCACGTCATTACCCGGAACTCGTGGTGTCACGCGGCGAGCAGACCGCGCCATAA